The stretch of DNA GGTACCCCGAAGGGCTCAAGGGTGAAGAAATCCCTTTGGGAGCACGTATACTCTGTATATCTGACGCAGTTGTCACAATGCTCTCTGATAGACCTTACAGGAAAGCATTAAACAAGGACCAGGTGGTTTTTGAACTCATTAAAGAAAGTGGTAAGCAATTTGATCCTGAACTCGTAAAAATCGTAATTAACATCCTGGAGCAAGAAAATCTTTAATTATTAAAGCCTTTGTAATTGCTTTATTCTTTAAATCTGCCTATTAACTTTTCTAATTGTGAAAGAAGTTGTGGTAGGGATGGAACATCAAAAAACTTTCTTCCCGTAATTTCGTTGGTGTAGCTTTTATAAATATTGCTGACCAACTCTTTCCACTCCTGTGGGAGGGGTGGGGGACTGCATTTAACGAGGTTCTTCCAGTTTTGTCGATCTTCCTTTTTAGCTTTTTCCGTTTCCTTATACCAATCAGTTTCTCGGTAAAATATTCTCAATATCTCTTTACTAACGGGCGTTCCATGATAAGTAAACCTGCACTCATCAAGGGCTCCTACAGCGTCCACAATTATTAAATTTCTCCCTTCATCAAGGGCAAATTCAAATTTTCCGTCTTCATTAGTAAGGCCCAACTTGCTGGCCTCTTCGGTGATGATTTCGTTTATCTTCATGGCCGTTTCTTTTAGTTTGTTGAACTCTTCTTTTGTGAGCCCGCTGATCTCAAGTGCCTCTTTTTCTTTAATATATCTATCGGTAATTTCAAGTTTTGTTGAAAAATCGAGGATTGTCTTTTCCAATTTCTGGCCTGCTATAGGCATTTGGCTTAGCCCCACATCTTCTGGTTTCCACTCGCCCTTTTGAAGCCTCTTAAGAAGTGAAGAACCCTCGGGAAGCCAGTTTCTATATATTACTTCAAGAGGGATAAGGAAATTAGATTTTAATGTCCTAAACACTGAGTAGTTGTAATCTTTCCCGTCAAAGGCCGGCTTTACTACTCTTACCATTTTGAACTGAAGGGTATCAGATGGCTCTTTTACTTCATCAAGTCTCTTAACTGTCCCATTTTCTACAACGCCGAGATAGTGCGTTTTTATGCCTTTTTGCTCAAGTTTTTCGAAGAAGTAGGCAGTTACTATACATATTGCCTTGCCCTTGTCTGGGATATGGTCTGGCATTTCACCCCAATCAAAAACGGAGTAGCGATCAGAAAAAACAAATTGTCCTATACCTGTTTTCTCTTCTGTGGGTTCCTTTATGATTATGAGGTCTTTAACACTGCCCATCCAGAAGCTCCTTGTCACTCTTTTCTATTTCTTCTTTAAGTCCTCTCTGGTACTCTTCAACTTTTTGCCTCACATGGGCGTTTTGGATTCCTATTATTTTAGCTGCGGCTAAGGCTGCCTGTTCAGGTTCCAATACGACAAGGGGGGCTACCCCTTTCGGCATTCGCAGAGAAGAAA from bacterium encodes:
- the purC gene encoding phosphoribosylaminoimidazolesuccinocarboxamide synthase, with protein sequence MGSVKDLIIIKEPTEEKTGIGQFVFSDRYSVFDWGEMPDHIPDKGKAICIVTAYFFEKLEQKGIKTHYLGVVENGTVKRLDEVKEPSDTLQFKMVRVVKPAFDGKDYNYSVFRTLKSNFLIPLEVIYRNWLPEGSSLLKRLQKGEWKPEDVGLSQMPIAGQKLEKTILDFSTKLEITDRYIKEKEALEISGLTKEEFNKLKETAMKINEIITEEASKLGLTNEDGKFEFALDEGRNLIIVDAVGALDECRFTYHGTPVSKEILRIFYRETDWYKETEKAKKEDRQNWKNLVKCSPPPLPQEWKELVSNIYKSYTNEITGRKFFDVPSLPQLLSQLEKLIGRFKE